In Pseudomonas hamedanensis, a single window of DNA contains:
- the cobG gene encoding precorrin-3B synthase, translating to MSTTLRPSACPGLLRIVQALDGGICRIKLDGGSISAAQAEAVAAAAEQFAGGAIEATNRGNLQIRGIGEQSAALIASLLAAGLGPKNAAGDDVRNLMLSPTAGVDRQMRIDTRPLAEQILDTLQSHPRFHELSAKFAVQLDGGEALAMLEHPHDLWLSAFEREGEVLWAFGLAGCPTDRALGAVALDNGHALVVAVLELFLDMARPEQTRLRHLLDELPRLAFLEQLRERVPVKALSNWQRSTSADALHIGAHQQNAQGRCYVGAVPPLGRLDPAMLRGVAQLARQFGDGSLRFTPWQSLLVPNVQATDTANVLDQLQALGLLIDSAEPLARVIACTGADGCGKGLANTKQDARQLASRLPAGLSVHLSGCSRSCAAAHCAPATLLAVTPGHYDLYFRNADAPGFGALHARNLTIEAAAALLDARSRSPLDA from the coding sequence ATGTCCACCACCTTACGCCCCTCGGCCTGCCCGGGGTTGCTGCGTATCGTCCAGGCACTGGACGGCGGCATCTGCCGGATCAAGCTCGATGGCGGTTCGATCAGCGCCGCTCAAGCCGAGGCCGTGGCTGCCGCCGCCGAGCAGTTTGCGGGCGGGGCGATCGAAGCGACCAATCGCGGCAATCTGCAGATTCGCGGGATCGGTGAGCAATCGGCAGCACTGATCGCCAGTTTGCTCGCCGCGGGCCTAGGGCCAAAGAACGCTGCCGGCGACGATGTGCGCAATCTGATGCTCAGCCCCACGGCCGGGGTCGATCGCCAGATGCGTATCGACACGCGCCCGCTCGCGGAGCAAATCCTCGACACCTTGCAAAGCCATCCGCGCTTCCATGAGCTGAGCGCCAAGTTCGCCGTGCAACTGGACGGCGGTGAAGCGCTGGCGATGCTCGAACATCCCCATGATCTGTGGCTGTCGGCGTTCGAGCGTGAGGGCGAAGTCCTGTGGGCGTTTGGTCTGGCCGGTTGCCCGACGGATCGCGCACTGGGCGCGGTGGCGCTGGATAACGGCCACGCGCTGGTGGTCGCCGTGCTCGAATTGTTCCTCGACATGGCCCGGCCAGAGCAGACGCGCCTGCGCCATCTGCTCGACGAATTACCCAGGCTCGCGTTCCTTGAACAGTTGCGCGAGCGGGTGCCAGTCAAAGCGCTCAGCAACTGGCAGCGCTCGACTTCGGCAGACGCGCTGCACATCGGCGCGCATCAGCAAAACGCGCAGGGTCGGTGCTACGTCGGCGCGGTGCCGCCACTGGGGCGACTCGATCCGGCGATGCTGCGCGGCGTGGCGCAACTGGCTCGTCAGTTCGGCGACGGCAGCCTGCGTTTCACACCGTGGCAAAGCCTGCTGGTGCCAAACGTGCAGGCGACCGATACCGCCAATGTGCTGGATCAATTGCAGGCGCTGGGTCTGTTGATCGATTCAGCCGAACCGCTGGCACGCGTGATTGCCTGCACCGGCGCCGATGGCTGCGGCAAAGGCCTGGCCAACACCAAACAGGATGCTCGCCAACTGGCGTCTCGGCTACCGGCGGGGCTCAGCGTGCACCTCTCGGGCTGCTCACGCTCCTGCGCCGCGGCGCACTGCGCGCCGGCGACGTTGCTGGCGGTGACCCCCGGTCATTACGACCTCTATTTTCGCAATGCAGACGCGCCCGGTTTCGGCGCGTTGCACGCACGCAATCTTACTATTGAAGCGGCCGCGGCTTTGCTCGACGCCCGCTCCCGGAGCCCCCTTGATGCTTGA
- the cbiE gene encoding precorrin-6y C5,15-methyltransferase (decarboxylating) subunit CbiE yields MSPWLTIVGIGEDGFKGLGKNARRALLGASRIVGGQRQLDLLPLCIRGERQLWPSPFSLAPLLESRGAPVCVLASGDPMFYGVGASLARQVPSDEMLILPAPSSCSLAAARLGWPLQEVTIVSLVARPLAALNAQLFSGVRLLLLSNDGSTPAAVAQLLRDRGFGASRMSVLEHLGGDAERRFDATANQWTDMPIADLNVVAIECLADTCAPQLSRLAGLPDSAFHHDGQLTKRDVRAITLARLAPTPSELLWDVGAGCGSIGIEWMRAHPACRALAIEADEGRQQLIEHNRDALGVPGLQLVRGKAPHALAGLERPDAIFIGGGVTREGVFETCWEQLKPGGRMVANAVTLQSEMALMRWREQYGGELTRVHVAQAQPLGEFDTWRQALPITLLDLVKPLDA; encoded by the coding sequence ATGTCACCCTGGCTGACGATCGTGGGAATCGGTGAAGACGGCTTCAAGGGCCTGGGCAAAAACGCCCGGCGCGCCCTGCTGGGCGCCTCGCGGATCGTCGGCGGCCAGCGCCAGCTGGATTTGCTGCCGCTGTGCATCCGTGGCGAACGGCAGTTGTGGCCGAGCCCGTTTTCCCTCGCGCCGTTGCTGGAATCGCGCGGCGCGCCGGTCTGCGTGCTGGCCAGCGGGGACCCGATGTTCTACGGCGTCGGCGCCAGCCTGGCGCGTCAGGTGCCGAGCGATGAGATGCTGATTCTGCCGGCCCCCTCGTCCTGCTCGCTGGCCGCGGCGCGGCTTGGCTGGCCGTTGCAGGAGGTGACGATTGTGTCGCTGGTGGCGCGTCCGCTGGCGGCGCTCAATGCACAACTGTTCAGTGGCGTGCGTCTGTTGCTGCTGAGCAATGACGGCAGCACCCCGGCGGCCGTTGCGCAGTTGTTGCGTGACCGCGGCTTCGGTGCCAGTCGCATGAGCGTTCTGGAGCATCTGGGCGGCGATGCCGAGCGACGCTTCGATGCCACAGCCAACCAGTGGACGGACATGCCGATTGCCGACCTCAATGTGGTCGCGATCGAGTGCCTGGCCGACACCTGTGCCCCGCAATTGTCGCGCCTCGCCGGCCTGCCCGACTCGGCCTTCCACCATGACGGCCAATTGACCAAGCGTGACGTGCGCGCCATCACCCTCGCCCGTCTTGCGCCCACTCCCAGTGAACTGCTCTGGGACGTCGGCGCCGGCTGTGGCTCGATCGGTATCGAATGGATGCGCGCCCACCCTGCCTGCCGGGCACTGGCTATCGAGGCCGACGAAGGCCGCCAGCAACTGATTGAACACAACCGCGATGCGCTGGGCGTGCCCGGCCTGCAACTGGTTCGCGGCAAAGCCCCGCACGCGCTGGCCGGACTGGAGCGCCCGGATGCCATTTTCATCGGCGGTGGCGTGACCCGTGAAGGCGTGTTCGAGACTTGCTGGGAACAACTCAAGCCCGGCGGCCGCATGGTCGCCAACGCAGTGACCCTGCAAAGCGAAATGGCCTTGATGCGCTGGCGCGAGCAATACGGCGGCGAACTGACGCGCGTTCATGTCGCCCAGGCGCAGCCGCTTGGCGAGTTCGACACCTGGCGCCAGGCATTGCCGATCACCCTGCTCGATCTGGTCAAACCCCTTGATGCGTGA
- a CDS encoding cobalt-precorrin-5B (C(1))-methyltransferase, whose translation MRDETAEQPAPLRSGLTTGSCATATSLAAARLLLTGVGADAVHITLPKGKQVQMRLEFCRLSEDGAEAGTIKDAGDDPDVTHGALLYSQVRLSAEPGIRFNAGVGVGTVTRPGLVLGVGEPAINPVPRKMIGDHLALLAAETGYGGGFDVTVNVEGGEELALKTMNPRLGILGGLSILGTSGIVRPFSCAAYIASIHQGIDVAKTNGYLHIAACTGNASEDTMRRVYNLPEIALIEMGDFVGAVLKHLRKVPVDKLSLCGGFGKISKLAAGHMDLHSRHSSIDLPQLAQWAAAIGADAALQQSIREANTSQQALAMASAAGIALGDEVCRHALNFARSVVPAQVQVEVFAIDRQGGIVGHAGGFA comes from the coding sequence ATGCGTGACGAAACCGCCGAACAACCCGCGCCCCTGCGCAGTGGCCTGACCACCGGCAGCTGCGCCACGGCCACCAGCCTCGCGGCCGCGCGCCTGCTGCTCACCGGCGTGGGCGCCGATGCAGTGCACATCACTCTGCCCAAGGGCAAGCAGGTGCAAATGCGCCTGGAGTTTTGTCGCCTGAGCGAGGACGGCGCCGAGGCCGGCACGATCAAGGATGCCGGCGATGACCCCGACGTCACCCACGGCGCCCTGCTCTATTCGCAGGTGCGGCTGAGCGCCGAGCCGGGGATTCGCTTCAACGCGGGCGTCGGTGTCGGCACAGTGACCCGACCGGGTCTGGTGCTGGGCGTCGGCGAACCGGCGATCAACCCGGTGCCGCGCAAAATGATCGGCGACCATCTGGCCTTGCTGGCTGCTGAAACCGGCTACGGCGGCGGCTTCGATGTCACGGTCAACGTCGAGGGCGGCGAAGAGCTGGCGCTGAAAACCATGAATCCGCGCCTGGGCATTCTTGGCGGCTTATCGATCCTCGGCACCAGTGGCATCGTCCGGCCTTTTTCCTGCGCGGCCTACATCGCCTCGATCCATCAGGGCATCGACGTGGCGAAAACCAACGGTTACCTGCACATCGCCGCCTGCACCGGCAACGCCAGCGAAGACACCATGCGCCGGGTCTACAACCTGCCGGAAATCGCCTTGATCGAAATGGGCGACTTCGTCGGCGCGGTGCTCAAGCACTTGCGCAAGGTGCCTGTGGATAAACTCAGCCTGTGCGGCGGCTTCGGCAAAATCAGCAAACTGGCGGCCGGGCATATGGACCTGCACTCGCGGCATTCGAGCATCGATTTGCCGCAACTGGCGCAGTGGGCGGCGGCGATTGGCGCGGACGCAGCGTTGCAACAAAGCATTCGTGAGGCCAATACCAGTCAGCAAGCCTTGGCCATGGCCAGTGCGGCGGGAATCGCGTTGGGTGATGAGGTGTGTCGCCATGCCTTGAACTTCGCCCGCAGCGTGGTGCCGGCGCAGGTGCAAGTCGAGGTGTTTGCAATCGATCGCCAGGGTGGGATTGTCGGGCATGCCGGAGGTTTTGCATGA
- a CDS encoding cobalt-precorrin-6A reductase produces the protein MKRILLLGGVTEALAIARTLGPEHIYSLAGIGRVPTDLVCQVRVGGYGGVEGQAQFIANEGINLLLDATHPYAAQISANAARAAQLTGIPCWALRRPAWQPQAGDDWREVADWAELIAALAPFQRPLFTLGREPLQHLDQIPAHQFWTLRALDVYPGNARCEVIGARGPFLLEDERALFERRQIDVLISKNSGSTATEPKLDVARERGVPVLVLKRPGLPRVDREFLSLQETLAALAAILS, from the coding sequence ATGAAGCGCATTTTGCTGCTGGGCGGTGTCACTGAAGCGCTGGCGATCGCTCGCACACTCGGCCCTGAGCACATTTACAGCCTCGCCGGTATCGGCCGCGTGCCAACCGATCTGGTCTGTCAGGTTCGGGTCGGCGGCTATGGCGGCGTCGAAGGCCAGGCGCAATTCATTGCCAACGAGGGCATTAACCTGCTGCTCGACGCCACCCATCCCTACGCCGCACAAATCAGCGCCAACGCCGCCCGCGCGGCGCAACTCACCGGTATCCCCTGCTGGGCCTTGCGCCGCCCGGCGTGGCAACCGCAAGCGGGCGATGACTGGCGCGAGGTGGCCGACTGGGCCGAACTGATCGCCGCCCTCGCACCGTTCCAGCGACCGCTGTTCACCCTCGGCCGCGAACCGCTGCAACACCTCGATCAAATCCCCGCCCACCAGTTCTGGACCCTGCGTGCCCTCGACGTCTACCCGGGCAACGCACGTTGCGAAGTCATCGGCGCACGCGGGCCGTTTCTGCTGGAGGACGAGCGAGCACTGTTTGAACGCCGGCAGATCGATGTGCTGATCAGCAAGAACAGCGGCAGCACCGCGACCGAGCCGAAGCTGGACGTGGCACGCGAGCGCGGGGTGCCGGTGCTGGTGTTGAAGCGGCCGGGGTTGCCGCGGGTTGATCGGGAATTTCTGTCGCTTCAAGAAACACTTGCCGCGTTGGCGGCGATCCTCTCATGA
- a CDS encoding type II toxin-antitoxin system RelE/ParE family toxin: MITLEEYVQEDESSPFGRWISTLSVQAAAKVSHAMVRLELGNTSNIKWFDGLGEYKINWGPGYRIYLIQEGKRLIILFGGGDKSTQKKDIKRVKALVAEFRTRKKAEQNRR; the protein is encoded by the coding sequence GTGATCACACTCGAAGAATATGTACAGGAAGACGAATCAAGCCCGTTTGGGCGGTGGATTTCCACTTTGAGTGTCCAGGCAGCCGCAAAGGTCTCTCATGCGATGGTCAGGTTGGAATTGGGCAATACTTCAAATATCAAATGGTTTGATGGCCTGGGTGAATACAAAATAAATTGGGGACCTGGGTACAGAATCTATCTGATACAAGAAGGAAAACGCCTGATTATTCTGTTCGGCGGAGGTGACAAATCTACTCAAAAGAAAGACATCAAACGGGTCAAGGCATTGGTAGCCGAATTCCGTACTCGAAAAAAAGCTGAACAGAACCGGAGGTAA
- a CDS encoding helix-turn-helix domain-containing transcriptional regulator encodes MVLTRSYKHSIAERAQRDPEFAQALLDEAATLFLNGEPEMARIILRDLINATVGFEELARETERPSKSLHRMLSAKGNPSMDNLAKIFSVIRTTLGVDMQVHAVPVN; translated from the coding sequence ATGGTTCTCACTCGAAGCTACAAACATTCAATAGCGGAGCGCGCCCAGCGTGATCCTGAATTTGCTCAAGCATTGCTGGATGAAGCCGCGACTTTATTTTTGAATGGCGAGCCAGAGATGGCCAGGATAATTCTGCGCGACCTCATTAACGCCACCGTAGGTTTTGAAGAGCTCGCAAGGGAAACCGAGCGACCCAGTAAAAGCTTGCATCGGATGCTCTCAGCGAAAGGCAATCCGAGCATGGATAATCTCGCCAAAATATTCTCGGTAATCCGAACTACGCTTGGTGTAGATATGCAGGTTCATGCTGTCCCTGTGAATTGA
- a CDS encoding DUF2946 domain-containing protein, translating to MNRRRLAFAWIACFAVLFNMLAMPMSGAMAQTASTPAGQILWSSFCTGSGMKMVAIDIGATDQKAPANDSHSNMQHCWCCSGSAPLVALPGHSPQLYFARFESNRSVAPVSLQAPTPRQQWPSLNPRASPLV from the coding sequence ATGAACCGACGCCGGTTAGCATTTGCCTGGATCGCCTGCTTTGCAGTGCTGTTCAACATGCTCGCCATGCCGATGAGCGGGGCGATGGCGCAGACGGCCAGTACCCCGGCCGGGCAAATACTCTGGAGCAGTTTCTGCACCGGCAGCGGGATGAAGATGGTGGCGATCGACATCGGCGCCACCGATCAAAAGGCCCCGGCAAACGACAGCCATTCGAACATGCAGCATTGCTGGTGTTGCTCAGGCTCGGCGCCGCTGGTTGCGCTGCCGGGGCATTCGCCGCAGTTGTACTTCGCCCGATTCGAGAGCAATCGCAGCGTCGCGCCCGTCTCGCTGCAAGCCCCGACACCGCGCCAGCAATGGCCGAGCCTCAATCCCCGCGCTTCCCCTCTGGTCTGA
- a CDS encoding copper chaperone PCu(A)C, producing MFKKLIVLAALLLPACFAHAHEYKVGALEIAHPWSQELPPNAPTVAAYFIIHNTGKTADRLLGVDSPIAPEAQLHEHVMQGDLMKMQQVPGVDIAPGGTVTFAPMAYHVMLLNPTDRSQLSDGKRFPMTLHFDKAGDVTVEVAVQKKPPEATQAHVHAQ from the coding sequence ATGTTCAAGAAACTCATCGTCCTCGCTGCGCTGTTGCTGCCGGCGTGCTTCGCCCACGCCCACGAATACAAAGTCGGTGCGCTGGAAATCGCCCATCCATGGTCGCAAGAGCTGCCGCCGAATGCGCCGACCGTAGCCGCCTATTTCATCATTCACAACACCGGAAAAACCGCTGACCGACTGCTCGGCGTCGACTCGCCCATCGCCCCCGAAGCGCAACTGCACGAGCATGTCATGCAGGGCGATCTGATGAAGATGCAGCAAGTGCCGGGCGTGGACATCGCGCCGGGCGGCACCGTGACGTTTGCGCCGATGGCTTATCACGTCATGCTGCTCAACCCGACCGATCGCAGCCAGCTCAGCGACGGCAAGCGTTTCCCGATGACCTTGCATTTCGACAAGGCCGGTGACGTTACCGTTGAGGTCGCCGTGCAGAAGAAGCCACCAGAAGCCACCCAGGCCCACGTGCACGCTCAGTAA
- a CDS encoding DUF2946 domain-containing protein, which produces MRALRIRPSTQRRQARHLSRGSWIALFAMLMIFIGPLISQSMPMDQHASTSMPTSLDMSMDMPGMDHSDHGAKPAAEHCPPQSSHHVLWEKCGYCSLLFNCPALTGGGDFIAFNLPPLNTFTAPSPRLGHARQPFFPGARSRAPPIAA; this is translated from the coding sequence ATGCGTGCGCTGCGCATCAGGCCATCCACGCAACGCCGTCAGGCTCGACACCTGAGCCGCGGCAGCTGGATCGCCCTGTTCGCCATGTTGATGATTTTCATCGGCCCACTGATTTCCCAGTCGATGCCGATGGATCAACACGCCTCGACATCAATGCCAACCAGCCTGGACATGTCGATGGACATGCCGGGCATGGACCACAGCGACCATGGCGCCAAGCCCGCAGCCGAACACTGTCCGCCACAATCCTCGCACCATGTACTGTGGGAAAAGTGCGGCTATTGCAGCCTGCTGTTCAATTGCCCGGCACTGACCGGCGGCGGCGACTTCATCGCCTTCAACCTCCCGCCGCTGAATACCTTCACCGCGCCCTCGCCGCGTCTGGGCCATGCCCGCCAACCCTTCTTCCCCGGCGCTCGCTCCCGCGCCCCGCCCATCGCCGCGTAA
- a CDS encoding TonB-dependent copper receptor — MPRFTAVSRVDSARASFAASESPIRFRPATAALCGVLLAPLALADDHAAHRDELSPTVITAIAPSSPLTIVSNPKDPRQPVPASDGGDYLKTIPGFALVRNGGTNGDPVLRGMFGSRLNILTNGSMMLGACPGRMDAPTSYISPETYDQLTVIKGPQTVLWGPGASAGTVLFDREPESFGELGTRVNASILAGSHGRFDKVVDAAAGGPLGYVRVIGNTAHSDDYRDGNNDIVASRYDKWNGDIALGWTPDADTLIELTAGKGDGEARYAGRGMDGSQFLRESLGLRFEKSNITDVLEKLEAQVYYNYADHVMDNYTLRTPSGTGMMAGPMASNVDRRTLGARIKATWRWADIELITGLDAQTNEHRQRSAMGIDTYKHLPYSKDADFHNYGVFSEMTWYAAERDRLVSGARLDRASARDYRQSIGSGMMTRANPTADDTRADTLPSGFLRYEHDLADSPATLYAGLGHAQRFPDYWELFSPKSGPARSLNAFDSIKPEKTTQLDFGVNYKSAGLEAWASGYLGVVRDYILFDYTPGMMGMSTSRAENIDARIMGGELGAAYKLSERWKADATLAYAWGKNSSDGTALPQMPPLDARFGLTYSEENWSAGALWRVVAAQHRIDQNKGNVVGKDYAQSSGFGVFSLNAAYRINRHWKVSSGVDNLFGKAYAEHLNLAGNAGFGYPANDPQAINEPGRTLWTKVDMSF, encoded by the coding sequence ATGCCCAGGTTTACTGCTGTATCACGCGTGGATTCTGCCCGCGCGTCTTTTGCCGCGAGCGAATCGCCGATTCGTTTCAGGCCCGCGACTGCCGCTCTTTGCGGCGTACTGCTGGCGCCATTGGCATTGGCCGATGATCACGCCGCGCACCGCGACGAGCTGAGCCCGACGGTGATCACCGCGATCGCCCCGAGTTCGCCGCTGACCATCGTCAGCAACCCCAAGGACCCGCGCCAACCGGTGCCGGCCAGTGACGGTGGCGACTATCTGAAAACCATTCCCGGCTTCGCCCTGGTGCGCAATGGCGGCACCAATGGCGATCCGGTGCTGCGCGGCATGTTCGGTTCGCGCCTGAACATCCTCACCAACGGCAGCATGATGCTGGGTGCCTGCCCGGGCCGGATGGACGCGCCGACTTCTTATATCTCCCCGGAAACCTACGACCAGCTCACCGTGATCAAAGGCCCGCAAACCGTGCTTTGGGGACCGGGTGCATCGGCCGGCACGGTGCTGTTCGACCGGGAGCCGGAGAGCTTCGGCGAACTCGGCACCCGGGTGAACGCGAGCATTTTGGCCGGCTCCCATGGGCGTTTCGACAAAGTTGTGGACGCTGCTGCCGGCGGGCCGCTGGGCTACGTGCGGGTGATCGGCAACACCGCGCATTCCGACGATTACCGCGACGGCAACAACGACATCGTCGCCTCGCGCTACGACAAGTGGAACGGTGACATCGCCCTCGGCTGGACGCCGGATGCCGACACGCTGATCGAACTCACTGCCGGCAAGGGTGACGGCGAGGCGCGCTACGCCGGGCGTGGCATGGACGGTTCGCAGTTTCTGCGCGAGAGCCTCGGCCTGCGCTTCGAAAAGTCCAACATCACTGACGTGCTGGAGAAGCTCGAAGCGCAGGTCTATTACAACTACGCCGACCACGTGATGGACAACTACACCCTGCGCACGCCGTCCGGCACCGGCATGATGGCGGGGCCCATGGCGTCCAACGTCGACCGCCGCACCCTCGGTGCACGCATCAAGGCGACTTGGCGATGGGCAGACATTGAGCTGATCACCGGTCTCGATGCGCAGACCAACGAGCATCGCCAACGCAGTGCCATGGGCATCGATACCTACAAGCATCTGCCCTACAGCAAGGACGCCGATTTCCACAACTATGGCGTGTTCAGCGAAATGACCTGGTACGCCGCCGAGCGTGATCGCCTGGTCAGCGGCGCGCGGCTTGACCGAGCCTCGGCCAGGGATTATCGGCAGAGCATCGGTTCGGGAATGATGACCCGCGCCAACCCGACCGCCGACGATACCCGCGCCGATACCCTGCCAAGCGGCTTCTTGCGCTACGAGCATGACCTGGCCGACAGCCCGGCCACGCTTTATGCGGGTCTGGGCCACGCGCAACGCTTCCCGGATTACTGGGAGCTGTTTTCGCCCAAGTCCGGCCCGGCCAGATCGCTCAACGCGTTCGATTCGATCAAACCGGAAAAGACCACACAGCTCGATTTCGGCGTGAACTACAAAAGCGCCGGACTCGAGGCCTGGGCCTCGGGCTATCTAGGCGTGGTGCGCGATTACATCCTGTTCGATTACACCCCGGGAATGATGGGCATGAGCACATCCCGCGCCGAGAACATCGACGCGCGGATCATGGGTGGTGAACTCGGTGCCGCTTACAAGCTCAGCGAACGCTGGAAGGCCGATGCGACCCTGGCCTACGCCTGGGGCAAGAACAGCAGCGACGGCACGGCCCTGCCGCAAATGCCGCCACTGGACGCACGTTTCGGCCTGACTTACAGCGAAGAAAACTGGAGCGCCGGGGCACTGTGGCGCGTGGTGGCCGCGCAACACCGCATCGATCAGAACAAGGGCAACGTGGTCGGCAAGGATTACGCCCAGAGCTCGGGTTTCGGCGTGTTTTCGCTCAACGCTGCCTACCGGATCAACCGGCACTGGAAGGTCAGCAGCGGCGTCGACAACCTGTTCGGCAAGGCTTACGCCGAACACCTGAACCTGGCGGGCAACGCCGGATTCGGCTACCCGGCCAATGACCCGCAAGCGATTAATGAACCGGGGCGCACGCTCTGGACCAAAGTGGATATGAGCTTCTGA
- a CDS encoding PepSY-associated TM helix domain-containing protein, whose translation MQKPQPNFYNLAWRWHFYAGLFVAPFMVMLALTGIIYLFKPQLDSLMYSSLLEVPSGHHTVPADDLLQRVKSAYPQGQVTQYLPPPNAERSAQFVVKNAGHELNVFVDPYHGDILGEQDAKQNLQAIARAIHGELMIGTVGDRLIEMAAGWGVVLVVSGLFLWWPRGQAAGILWPRLNSRGRVLWRDLHAVTGFWGATLLLLMLLSGMTWTGFWGKQYAQVWNVFPAAMWENVPTSDIEARSLNSATRQTVPWAMENTPMPMSGDHAEHMAHGNAHAGPAAPAVSLQAVQDIASERKVEPGYSITLPTTATGVFTIAVFADDPRNDATLHVDQYTGKVLADVRFEHYGTVARATEIGVMLHEGKMFGTFNQIVVLLICLMILLSAVSGVVIWWKRRPEGKFGVPPLRHDLPTWKTGVAIMLVLAVVFPLVGASLVVVWLLDRFVLPRVARRTADMPR comes from the coding sequence ATGCAAAAGCCCCAACCGAATTTCTACAACCTGGCCTGGCGTTGGCATTTTTATGCCGGTCTGTTCGTCGCGCCATTCATGGTCATGCTGGCGCTGACCGGGATCATTTACCTGTTCAAGCCGCAGCTCGATTCATTGATGTACAGCAGCCTGCTTGAAGTGCCGAGCGGGCACCACACCGTGCCGGCCGATGATTTGCTGCAGCGGGTCAAAAGCGCTTATCCACAAGGCCAGGTAACGCAATACCTGCCCCCGCCGAACGCCGAGCGCAGCGCGCAGTTCGTGGTGAAGAATGCCGGGCACGAACTCAACGTGTTCGTTGATCCCTACCACGGCGACATCCTCGGCGAGCAGGACGCCAAGCAGAATCTCCAAGCCATCGCCCGCGCGATTCACGGTGAATTGATGATCGGTACCGTCGGTGATCGCCTGATCGAAATGGCCGCCGGCTGGGGCGTGGTGCTGGTGGTATCCGGTCTGTTTTTGTGGTGGCCGCGCGGTCAGGCCGCCGGCATTCTGTGGCCACGGCTGAACAGCCGCGGCCGTGTGTTATGGCGTGATCTGCACGCGGTCACCGGCTTCTGGGGCGCGACCTTGTTGCTGCTGATGCTGCTCAGCGGCATGACCTGGACCGGCTTCTGGGGCAAGCAATACGCGCAGGTATGGAACGTGTTCCCGGCGGCGATGTGGGAGAACGTGCCGACCTCGGACATCGAAGCCCGCAGCCTCAACAGCGCTACTCGCCAGACCGTGCCCTGGGCGATGGAAAACACACCGATGCCGATGTCCGGCGACCACGCCGAACACATGGCTCATGGCAACGCCCACGCCGGTCCCGCCGCCCCCGCCGTCAGCCTGCAAGCGGTGCAGGACATCGCCAGCGAACGCAAGGTCGAACCCGGCTACAGCATCACCCTGCCGACCACCGCCACCGGTGTGTTCACCATCGCCGTATTCGCCGACGACCCACGCAACGACGCGACCCTGCATGTCGATCAGTACACCGGCAAGGTCCTCGCCGATGTGCGTTTCGAGCACTACGGCACGGTCGCCCGAGCCACCGAAATCGGCGTGATGCTCCACGAAGGCAAAATGTTCGGCACGTTCAACCAGATCGTCGTGCTGCTGATTTGCCTGATGATCCTGCTCAGCGCCGTCAGCGGTGTGGTGATCTGGTGGAAGCGCCGCCCCGAAGGCAAATTCGGTGTACCGCCGCTGCGCCATGATCTGCCGACATGGAAAACCGGCGTGGCGATCATGCTGGTACTGGCGGTGGTGTTTCCGTTGGTGGGGGCTTCGCTGGTGGTGGTGTGGTTGCTCGATCGGTTTGTGCTGCCGCGAGTCGCCCGGCGCACGGCTGATATGCCACGCTGA